A region from the Triticum aestivum cultivar Chinese Spring chromosome 3D, IWGSC CS RefSeq v2.1, whole genome shotgun sequence genome encodes:
- the LOC123075031 gene encoding putative UDP-rhamnose:rhamnosyltransferase 1, with product METKDGGRMHVVMLPWLAFGHVLPFTEFAKRVARQGHRVTFLSTPRNTRRLIDIPPGLAGLIRVVDVQLPRVEHLPEHAEATIDLPSDDLRPYLRRAYDAAFQRELSLLLQEEAKPDWVLVDYASYWAPAAAARHGVPCAFLSLFGAAALSFFGSPETLLGLGRHAKTEPAHFTVVPECVPFPTTVAFRGYEAREMFKPRTVPVDSGVSEDYRYAKTIQGCRLVGIRSSTEFEPEWLQLLGKLYEKPVIPVGLFPPAPQQDVAGHEATLRWLDGQAPNSVVYAAFGSEVKLTSAQLKRIALGLEASGLPFIWAFRAPTDAVSGSLPEGFEERLAGRGVVCRGWVPQVRFLAHASVGGFLTHAGWNSITEGLAQGVRLVLLPLVFEQGLNARNLVDKKISIEVARDEQDGSFAADDIAAALRRVMVEDEGEQFGAKVKELVKVFGDEEVNDKCVRDFLRHLSEHSKKNHG from the coding sequence ATGGAGACCAAGGACGGCGGCAGGATGCACGTTGTCATGCTGCCATGGCTGGCCTTCGGCCACGTGCTCCCGTTCACGGAGTTCGCCAAGCGAGTGGCCCGGCAGGGCCACCGGGTCACCTTCCTCTCCACGCCGAGGAACACCCGCCGGCTCATCGACATCCCGCCGGGCCTCGCCGGCCTCATCCGCGTCGTGGACGTCCAGCTGCCGCGCGTCGAGCATCTGCCGGAGCACGCCGAGGCGACCATCGACCTCCCCTCCGACGACCTCCGCCCGTACCTGCGCCGCGCCTACGACGCCGCCTTCCAGCGCGAGCTCTCACTGCTGCTCCAGGAGGAGGCGAAGCCGGACTGGGTCCTCGTCGACTACGCGTCGTACTGGGCGCCGGCGGCCGCGGCGAGGCACGGCGTGCCGTGCGCGTTCCTCAGCCTGTTCGGCGCCGCGGCGCTCAGCTTCTTCGGGAGCCCTGAGACGCTCCTTGGCCTCGGGAGGCACGCCAAGACGGAGCCGGCGCACTTCACGGTCGTCCCCGAGTGCGTCCCGTTCCCGACCACCGTTGCGTTCCGCGGCTACGAGGCGCGCGAGATGTTCAAGCCAAGGACGGTCCCGGTTGACTCCGGCGTGTCGGAGGACTACCGGTACGCCAAGACCATCCAAGGGTGCCGGCTCGTGGGCATCAGGAGCAGCACGGAGTTCGAGCCGGAGTGGCTACAGCTGCTCGGCAAGCTCTACGAGAAGCCGGTGATCCCGGTCGGCCTGTTCCCTCCGGCGCCGCAGCAAGACGTGGCCGGCCACGAGGCGACGCTGCGCTGGCTGGACGGACAAGCGCCGAACTCCGTCGTGTACGCGGCCTTCGGCAGCGAGGTGAAGCTGACGAGCGCGCAGCTGAAACGGATCGCTCTCGGCCTGGAGGCGTCCGGGCTGCCGTTCATCTGGGCGTTCAGGGCGCCGACCGACGCCGTCTCCGGCAGCCTGCCTGAGGGCTTTGAGGAGCGGCTCGCCGGCCGAGGAGTCGTGTGCCGAGGCTGGGTGCCGCAGGTAAGGTTCCTGGCCCATGCTTCAGTCGGGGGGTTCCTGACGCATGCCGGGTGGAACTCCATCACCGAGGGCCTGGCACAGGGCGTGAGGCTGGTGCTGCTGCCGCTGGTGTTCGAGCAGGGCCTCAACGCAAggaacctggtggacaagaagatCAGCATCGAGGTGGCGCGGGACGAGCAGGACGGGTCGTTTGCCGCCGATGACATCGCGGCGGCTCTGAGGAGGGTCATGGTGGAAGACGAAGGCGAGCAATTCGGGGCCAAGGTGAAGGAGCTCGTTAAAGTGTTTGGGGACGAGGAGGTGAATGATAAGTGTGTGCGAGATTTTCTCCGGCACCTGTCGGAGCACAGCAAAAAGAACCATGGATAG